A part of Aerosakkonema funiforme FACHB-1375 genomic DNA contains:
- a CDS encoding ROK family protein: MAQANGNIATLTVDIGGSGVKVMVLNEDGTPRTERKRVPTPQPPKTEPIINAIADLAAGQGDFDRISVGFPGVVQNGIIKTAVNLDPDWIDFDLATVLSQKLNKPVRVANDADIQGFGAISGHGVELVITLGTGFGSALFINGKLVPNLEMGHHPFRKGQTYEEQLGRAALDEVGKKKWNSRLEKAIYCLEHLFNYDQLYIGGGNTDEMTINLPPNAKIVPNVNGLLGGIALWRE; encoded by the coding sequence ATGGCTCAAGCAAACGGAAATATTGCCACCCTGACGGTAGATATCGGCGGTAGTGGCGTCAAAGTCATGGTTTTGAACGAAGATGGCACTCCTCGAACAGAACGCAAGCGAGTACCGACACCGCAACCCCCCAAAACAGAACCGATAATAAATGCGATCGCAGATTTAGCCGCAGGACAAGGTGACTTCGATCGCATCTCGGTAGGCTTTCCCGGCGTAGTGCAAAACGGCATCATTAAAACTGCGGTAAACTTAGATCCGGATTGGATCGATTTCGATCTAGCAACAGTTCTTTCCCAGAAATTAAACAAACCTGTGCGCGTCGCCAACGATGCAGATATTCAGGGTTTTGGCGCAATTTCTGGGCATGGAGTGGAATTAGTAATTACACTGGGTACAGGCTTCGGATCGGCATTATTTATCAACGGTAAATTAGTGCCGAATTTAGAAATGGGTCACCATCCGTTTCGCAAAGGTCAAACCTACGAAGAACAACTGGGACGTGCTGCTTTAGACGAAGTTGGCAAGAAAAAATGGAACTCCCGTCTGGAAAAAGCTATTTACTGCTTAGAGCATTTGTTCAATTACGACCAACTCTATATTGGCGGCGGTAACACAGATGAAATGACGATAAATTTGCCGCCTAATGCCAAAATAGTACCTAATGTGAATGGGTTATTAGGGGGCATAGCTTTGTGGCGAGAATAG